The genomic segment TTTAGCCAGATTATGCGTTTGTGTGTTTGCTGATGGGATTGGAAGGTCTCACAAACCTCCTGCTTGCATTACAAACCCCGAAAAaagaaagaggggaaagagaaGGATAGAacaaagaaaaaaagagagataGATGGGCAACATAGGCCTTTGAGCAAACTTTGTTTGATGCTGGGGTGATGAGGTCTCTGAACAGATGGTGAAAattgaggaagaaagagagaaagtgaaagagacTGCTAGATCTAAAGCCTGGGAAtctttcacacaaaaaaaaatatcttTACAATGTAGTCGTAGCAGGCAGTCGTAGATCTTAAAGGTTATTTCAAGAGTGGGCTTGTTGTGGCCAGAGGGCATGGTGAACAGACTGGCATGGCTTTGGGAACCATTTCAACAAGATTTATATTAAAAATACGAGGAGAGACAGGCAAACAGATTTACCGAACCAACAAAAAAGTATTGATGTAGAAACGCGTTTACCATAGCAACAAAACCACCTCAAattactttttttgttgttgtttggttCTGACAGGTATTTATAGGCAACCTTCGGCATATTCTGAACATTTGGTCCGAAACGAATAAACATAAAGGCATACCGTGGCAGAGTCTTATCTGAAACTACCTGGTATATGTGAAATAGATGGGCCTGTCGAGCGTTTGATAGGCTGGCTCCAAATCCCACATGCTTATACTGCCTTGTCTTACTCTCAAGTAATCATCCCCTTGGAAACACCTGACACCAACGATTTATCACACACACCATAAAACTCCAGCTAGCATATACACAACACGACACCTGTTTTAACTTTTATAACCCTTAGCTGACAAATGACTTCACGGGAGTATAACGATGCATACGGCTTAGTCCAATCAAATCACAACGACCTTGTTAACGTGTCAGCTAGTTTGCGTATGATAGACATGAGCGGTTATAAATGATTGTGCCAGGAGGCATGTGATGAATATGAATGTCCTCTCTTGATTttctagtgtactgttacccatGACGACCATTCAGTTCTGTTCAATCAagtacaggcttaactgaatgacaACAAGGACAGAATGCAATATGGCATTTTATTGAATAGTTTGGGGTATGGCCTCTTCTCCGAGGATTGCTCCTCAgagccagatgctgatgacaggttgtcCTATGCTGGGCAGCTGGCATCGAACCCCTATATACAtgtaaatacctgctatgctgatgaggtaacattataaacactaccgTATGGATACCTGCTATGCCCGTGCGATAGGAAGCGATGTGAATTATATTGTGTTTACTAGATTAATTTAAAAGTGACAAgccattcagaccagccttcctGATTCAACCTTCGTAAACTATATTTGTCAGTTTTGAAGTGCAATATATGTTGATGCTAACCTCTGTAATTGAATTGAGCTTGTTCTTTGTAAGAGTAGTAGCAGTGAGTAGTGCACAACGCTCTCTCATAGACCTCTGCAGAGTTCGTTGTCCCCAgtgtgtgtaataataataatgatttggtgggtgcttatatttgtcctatttcacacatgtacaagtatgaattggaaatgtgttttttgcattccccactctccctgagacaccctatGAGAGTGGGATCACTGCCAGGGTCTACTATTATCAACTGCCACCATGGAGCAATTAGGGATATTAGGTGCCTTGCTCacgggcacatcaacagatttttcaccttgttggctcaggtattcgaactagcgacctttcagttactggcccaacactctaatcgctaggctacctgccgccctaacttAAAAAATTGCATATGGATGTACCCATTCACAAAGTGTGGAAAATGAGGGAGTAATAACCATTGGATATAGACCTGCCTACAACATTCTGAGCTGAATACCTCAGCTAGTCAAATTGTACACAAGGTACATCCTTAATGGCTCCATCAAAGGAGGATCAAAATAAGGGATTTAGTCCGGAATAACAGAGGGTGTGTGTGGATAGGAGTTCTTCTTCTCTAAACTCCAGTGATAGTTCTTATTTTCTAAACTCCAGTGATAGGAGTTCTTCTTTTCTAAACTCCAGTGATAGGAGTTCTTCTTCTCTAAACCCCAGTGATAGTAGTTATTTCTCTCTAAACTCCAGTGATAGTAGTTCTTCTCTAAACTCCAGTGATAGTTATTCTTCTCTAAACTCCAGTGATAGTTCTTATTCTCTAAACTCCAGTGATAGGAGTTATTCTTCTCTAAATTCCAGTGATAGTACTTCTTCTCTAAACTCCAGTGATAGTAGTTATTCTGCTCTAAACTCCAGTGATAGTAGTTATTCTGCTCTAAACTCCAGTGATAGTTCTTCTCTAAACTCCAGTGATAGTAGTTATTCTGCTCTAAACTCCAGTGATAGTAGTTATTCTGCTCTAAACTCCAGTGATAGTTCTTCTTCTCTAAACTCCAGTGATAGGAGTTATTCTTCTCTAAATTCCAGTGATAGTACTTCTTCTCTAAACTCCAGTGATAGTAGTTATTCTGCTCTAAACTCCAGTGATAGTAGTTATTCTGCTCTAAACTCCAGTGATAGTTCTTCTCTAAACTCCAGTGATAGTAGTTATTCTGCTCTAAACTCCAGTGATAGTAGTTATTCTGCTCTAAACTCCAGTGATAGTTATTCTTCTCTAAACTCCAGTGATAGTTCTTCTTCTCTAAACTCCAGTGATAGGAGTTCTTCTTCTCTAAACTCCAGTGATAGTAGTTATTTATTTCTAAACTCCAGTGATAGTAGTTCTTCTTCTCTAAACTCCAGTGATAGTAGTTATTCTGCTCTAAACTCCAGTGATAGTAGTTCTTCTTCTCTAAACTCCAGTGATAGTTATTCTTCTCTAAACTCCAGTGATAGGAGTTATTCTTCTCTAAACTCCAGTGATAGTAGTTATTATGCTCTAAACTCCAGTTATAGTAGTTATTCTTCTCTAAACTCCAGTGATAGTAGTTATTATTCTCTAAACTCCAGTGATAGTAGTTCTTCTTCTCTAAACTCCAGTGATAGTTCTTCTTCTCTAAACTCCAGTGATAGTAGTTCTTCTTCTCTAAACTCCAGTGATAGTAGTTATTCTGCTCTAAACTCCAGTGATAGTAGTTCTTCTTCTCTAAACTCCAGTGATAGTTATTCTTCTCTAAACTCCAGTGATAGGAGTTCTTCTTCTCTAAACTCCAGTGATAGTAGTTATTCTGCTCTAAACTCCAGTGATAGTAGTTATTCTTCTCTAAACTCCAGTGATAGTagttcttcttctctaatcgcCAGTGATAGTAGTTATTCTGCTCTAAACTCCAGTGATAGTAGTTATTCTGCTCTAAACTCCAGTGATAGTTATTCTTCTCTAAACTCCAGTGATAGTTCTTCTTCTCTAAACTCCAGTGATAGGAGTTCTTCTTCTCTAAACTCCAGTGATAGTAGTTATTTATTTCTAAACTCCAGTGATAGTAGTTCTTCTTCTCTAAACTCCAGTGATAGTAGTTATTCTGCTCTAAACTCCAGTGATAGTAGTTCTTCTTCTCTAAACTCCAGTGATAGTTATTCTTCTCTAAACTCCAGTGATAGGAGTTATTCTTCTCTAAACTCCAGTGATAGTAGTTATTATGCTCTAAACTCCAGTTATAGTAGTTATTCTTCTCTAAACTCCAGTGATAGTAGTTATTATTCTCTAAACTCCAGTGATAGTAGTTCTTCTTCTCTAAACTCCAGTGATAGTTCTTCTTCTCTAAACTCCAGTGATAGTAGTTCTTCTTCTCTAAACTCCAGTGATAGTAGTTATTCTGCTCTAAACTCCAGTGATAGTAGTTCTTCTTCTCTAAACTCCAGTGATAGTTATTATTCTCTAAACTCCAGTGATAGGAGTTATTCTTCTCTAAACTCCAGTGATAGTAGTTATTCTGCTCTAAACTCCAGTGATAGTAGTTATTCTTCTCTAAACTCCAGTGATAGTagttcttcttctctaatcgcCAGTGATAGTAGTTATTATTCTCTAAACTCCAGTGATAGTAGTTCTTCTTCTCTAATCTCCAGTGATAGTAGTTATTATTCTCTAAACTCCAGTGATAGTAGTTCTTCTTCTCTAAACTTCAGTGATAGTAGTTATTCTTCTCTAAACTCCAGTGATAGTAGTTCTTCTTCTCTAATCTCCAGTGATAGTAGTTCTTCTTCTCTAAACTCCAGTGATAGTAGTTCTTCTTCTCTAAACTTCAGTGATAGTAGTTATTCTTCTCTAAACGCCAGTGTGCTTCTAATTCCTTCGTCCCTGCGACCAGTAGCCATGGCAACAGCTAGATGGAGGAAAGAGTGCCCATGATAAGGGATGAGAGAAGGGGATGAAGGGGTGGACAGATCGTTTGGAGAAGACTGACCCTTCTGCCGAGGACCTGTCTCATCTGGTAAATTAATGCCGAATGCAGTTGGAGTATAGAGCTGGACAGTTTGTGTCCCCAAACTCCCTCGGGGGGCAATTTAACACATATCATGAGACAAGATTGTTAACTACACAGTGTTTCAAGTTCGTTAACTATACAGACACTTCTGAGGCAATTAACACAAGTCTCTCTCGGTGCGTCTTTCTCACTTTACTAATTGAGAGTGAAGTTGCCACTACTTTGTTTTTCGCTCACGCACTATTAGAAACACTCTTTGCAAGCCAACCTACTTTACATGATACGACTCACTCCTCTTGGTATAATTGCAGTTCATAAacagtaacaacaacaaaatagtgAGGGAAATGTGGGTATACCAAAAACTTTTAAACTCAAAATCAAAACTACCTTGGCTTAGAAGCCTCTGGAATTCTTATAGCTCCTCACTTCTTTATTTTAGTATTCACACTGCCAAAGAAGCTGCCTGTATCCTTCAGTATTTAGTCAGGCCTAAAGGCTGCCTCAGAGGCAGCTTGACAGATGTGGGGCGTGATTGGACAAACAACATTTGTTTTCGCAGCAGTGGATCGGGCTGAGTGTGCCTAACTAGGCAAAATGGCTAATTGAGCTCCAGCTGTATGTAACGAGATGTGAGTACTTCCCCAAAACACTACGAGCTCCGAGACTCATCCTCTATTCTTCTATTCCTCTTGTTAGCACCGTGAGAGATTTGTACGAATAATGAGTGCTGGGGAATAGACTGGAGTACAGTAGGGAGGGATACTGTACTTTGGGGTTTGCTATTCGCTTGAACAACTCAGTGCTGCAAGTATATTTTGCTACTCTGCGAGTTTCTGCCCTGAAAACTCCCATTTGAATAAAATATTTGTTATAGAAATGAAGAAGGGATTATTTTAAAACATGGCtatattaaaggtccaatgcaaccATTTTTTAAATCTCAATAGGAATTCATTTCTGGATAACAATACAGTACGGTACTGTGCTTGTTTTCaataaaaattgtcaaaaagaaacaaaaatagcttcttagcaaagagcaatttctcaagcaatacttttgctaggactgtctgggagtggtctgagtggggaggggaaaactgaaaagtagctgttattggcagagaggtttggaactcttccttttggtctattaactaatttagcGGCTGGTGATGTTACCAGGCAGGCCTAAacaccatcccaccaaaacaggctgaaatttcaagctgtcttttcaaacagctcttacactaaaagggcattcaCACTGGGCACACCATGTCATTTTAACGTGGAAATGTGgataatatttggttgagatgttgatcaatgagatttcaacctttattcgcacactcaaaaagacagccagaagtttgttgaattcccaatgtgttatcactatgctttcaaccatctagaAGCACAACCATATTCCAATgtaaaaacaatgtctgatttttggtttagttgtcatctaaatgtgttatcactgtgctttcaaTCATTTAAAAGCaaaacaaagttcaaatgggaataaaatgtcagatatttggtatttatacaacaacttaatgggttatcactgtgcttcatctaatagcacaaccaaatgacctggattgcagttgagattacattaaaagtacatggtgcaagttaTAAATGCTGTTTGAGATTCTGAGCATATTATTACAGcgattgtgaagatctccacagacatGCGATGACCAGCGCATGCTATCTTTAACATGCAtgctttatatgattacataagaagacatttatagttacacTAACctcaatgtggccatggatgtgtgaCTCAtgttaaggttgaataaatactgtcacattagtttgtaagatagccttaactttaggctatttactgtattacaaaaggcatattgaattgtgtttggttgacaacacaaccaaatatcaacatttaaaggagatgtatctaatgcttggatagtttcatctgagccacgggcttaatcctattcttgaacttttatttttggtttattTGGAgaagtgaatccaacatataatttgttaactCGTCGACAAGTTTGGCTACTTACTGTATTGTGGAAGAGATATTGatttgtgtttggttgtcaacgcaaccaaatatcaacatttgaaggagatgtatcttttgtgccactgacttagtctggctttaattccagtttgtctacaaaccaaaaataaaaaaaataggacaaaactttaaatgcactttaaatacagTTAGTTTTGATTTAGTTCTATTCTTTAAttttgatttttggttgagatggagaggtgaatccaacatattaattattaacttgaaTATTAcgtttgaaatcaaccaaagcttgaaaccataggcctatatgtattgcCTATTTTTACTTGAACCCTGGGTTGAGTTGAAACAATAGCTTTTCATGACATCGCaaatgatatatacagtggggagaacaagtatttgatacactgccgattttgcaggttttcctacttacaaagcatgtggaggtctgtaattgttttcataggtacacttcaactgtgagaggcggaatctaaaacaaaaatccagaaaatcacattgtatgatttttaagtaattaatttgcattttattgcatgacataagtatttgatacatcagaaaagcagaacttaatatttggtacagaaacctttgtttgcaattacagagatcatacgtttcctgtaggtcttgaccaggtttgcacacactgcagcagggattttggcccactcctccatacagaccttctccagatccttcaggtttcggggctgtcgctgggcaatacagactttcagctccctccaaagattttctattgggttcaggtctggagactgactaggccactccaggaccttgagatgcttcttactgagccactcccttagttgccctggctgtgtgtttcgggtcgttgtcatgctggaagacccagccacgaccccatcttcaatgctcttactgagggaaggaggttgttggccaagatctcgcgatacatggccccatccatcctcccctcaatacggtgcagtcgtcctgtcccctttgcagaaaagcatccccaaagaatgatgtttccacctccatgcttcacggttgggatggtgttcttggggttgtactcatccttcttcttcctccaaacacggcgagtggagtttagaccaaaaagctatatttttgtctcatcagaccacatgaccttctcccattcctcctctggatcatccagatggtcattggcaaacttcagatgggcctggacatgcgctggcttgagcagggggaccttgcgtgcgctgcaggattttaatccatgacggcgtagtgtgttactaatggttttctttgagactgtggtcccagctctcttcaggtcattgaccaggtcctgccgtgtagttctgggctgatccctcaccttcctcatgatcattgatgccccacgaggtgagatcttgcatggagccccagaccgagagtgattgaccgtcatcttgaacttcttccattttctaataattgcgccaacagttgttgccttctcaccaagctgcttgcctattgtcctgtagcccatcccagccttgtgcaggtctacaattttatccctgatgtccttacacagctctctggtcttggccattgtggagaggttggagtctgtttgattgagtgtgtggacaggtgtcttttatacaggtaccgagttcaaacaggtgcagttaatacaggtaatgagtggagaacaggagggcttcttaaagaaaaacgaacaggtctgtgagagccggaattcttactggttggtaggtgataaaatacttatgtcatgcaataaaatgcaaaataattacttaaaaatcatacaatgtgattttctggatttttgtttttgtctctcacagttgaagtgtacctatgataaaaattacagacctctacatgctttgtaagtaggaaatcctgtaaaatcggcagtgtatcaaatacttgttctccccactgtaggcctTAATAGTATAATTGATGATATAATGTATGACTTATAAAgtacatttaatttgctctgttaaacttCCCCTTAGGAATGACTtcaatagcaacagtgaatctatttagttattaagagatctctcaataatcattctcacgatagcacattggtagtagtca from the Coregonus clupeaformis isolate EN_2021a chromosome 14, ASM2061545v1, whole genome shotgun sequence genome contains:
- the LOC121581679 gene encoding dentin sialophosphoprotein-like, with protein sequence MTVHFVCGCDSSYSALNSSDSSYSALNSSDSSSLNSSDSSYSALNSSDSSYSALNSSDSYSSLNSSDSSSSLNSSDRSSSSLNSSDSSYLFLNSSDSSSSSLNSSDSSYSALNSSDSSSSSLNSSDSYSSLNSSDRSYSSLNSSDSSYYALNSSYSSYSSLNSSDSSYYSLNSSDSSSSSLNSSDSSSSLNSSDSSSSSLNSSDSSYSALNSSDSSSSSLNSSDSYSSLNSSDRSSSSLNSSDSSYSALNSSDSSYSSLNSSDSSSSSLIASDSSYSALNSSDSSYSALNSSDSYSSLNSSDSSSSLNSSDRSSSSLNSSDSSYLFLNSSDSSSSSLNSSDSSYSALNSSDSSSSSLNSSDSYSSLNSSDRSYSSLNSSDSSYYALNSSYSSYSSLNSSDSSYYSLNSSDSSSSSLNSSDSSSSLNSSDSSSSSLNSSDSSYSALNSSDSSSSSLNSSDSYYSLNSSDRSYSSLNSSDSSYSALNSSDSSYSSLNSSDSSSSSLIASDSSYYSLNSSDSSSSSLISSDSSYYSLNSSDSSSSSLNFSDSSYSSLNSSDSSSSSLISSDSSSSSLNSSDSSSSSLNFSDSSYSSLNASVLLIPSSLRPVAMATARWRKECP